One genomic segment of Tubulanus polymorphus chromosome 4, tnTubPoly1.2, whole genome shotgun sequence includes these proteins:
- the LOC141903179 gene encoding ras-related protein Rab-37-like isoform X2, with protein sequence MSATKPDNINMDKVEAQECNETDLLPAPNGISRPPASPTEYYDFACKVMLIGDSGVGKTCLLVRFKDGAFLSGSFISTVGIDFRNKVVSVEGTKVKLQIWDTAGQERFRSITRAYYRDAHALLLLYDVTNKSSFDNIRAWLSEINEYAQDDVVIMLLGNKSDMAAERVIRREDGEKLAKDHNVAFMETSAKTGMNVELAFMAIARDLKMKKTRSPNDPKFSVADYIEQEKKTGSCCS encoded by the exons ATGTCCGCCACTAAACCGGATAATATTAATATGGACAAGGTGGAAGCACAGGAGTGCAATGAAACCGACCTACTACCCGCTCCTAACGGGATATCGCGACCTCCTGCAAGCCCGACCGAGTACTACGATTTTGCCTGCAAG GTGATGTTAATCGGTGATAGCGGAGTCGGTAAAACGTGCCTTCTCGTTCGATTCAAAGATGGTGCTTTTCTGTCAGGCAGCTTCATATCCACTGTTGGCATCGATTTTCGG aacAAAGTTGTGAGCGTTGAAGGAACCAAAGTCAAATTACAA atttggGATACGGCTGGACAGGAACGATTTCGTAGTATTACGCGTGCATATTACAGAGATGCACACG CCTTACTTCTACTTTACGATGTCACAAACAAGTCGAGTTTCGATAATATTCGA GCATGGTTGAGTGAAATAAACGAATACGCTCAGGACGATGTGGTGATTATGTTGTTAGGAAACAAGTCGGATATGGCTGCAGAACGAGTCATACGTCGTGAGGATGGAGAAAAATTAGCGAAG GACCACAACGTCGCATTTATGGAGACGAGCGCCAAAACTGGTATGAACGTCGAGTTAGCATTTATGGCTATTGCCAG agatttgaaaatgaaaaagacgCGATCGCCAAACGATCCGAAGTTCAGCGTAGCCGATTACATAGAACAAGAAAAGAAGACCGGAAGCTGCTGTAGTTAA
- the LOC141903179 gene encoding ras-related protein Rab-37-like isoform X3: MRNMIPIYEQRNSKLKVMLIGDSGVGKTCLLVRFKDGAFLSGSFISTVGIDFRNKVVSVEGTKVKLQIWDTAGQERFRSVTHAYYRDAHALLLLYDVTNKSSFDNIRAWLSEINEYAQDDVVIMLLGNKSDMAAERVIRREDGEKLAKDHNVAFMETSAKTGMNVELAFMAIARDLKMKKTRSPNDPKFSVADYIEQEKKTGSCCS; this comes from the exons ATGAGGAACATGATTCCCATATACGAGCAACGAAATAGCAAACTGAAG GTGATGTTAATCGGTGATAGCGGAGTCGGTAAAACGTGCCTTCTCGTTCGATTCAAAGATGGTGCTTTTCTGTCAGGCAGCTTCATATCCACTGTTGGCATCGATTTTCGG aacAAAGTTGTGAGCGTTGAAGGAACCAAAGTCAAATTACAA ATTTGGGATACGGCTGGACAAGAAAGATTTCGTAGCGTTACGCACGCGTATTACCGCGACGCTCATG CCTTACTTCTACTTTACGATGTCACAAACAAGTCGAGTTTCGATAATATTCGA GCATGGTTGAGTGAAATAAACGAATACGCTCAGGACGATGTGGTGATTATGTTGTTAGGAAACAAGTCGGATATGGCTGCAGAACGAGTCATACGTCGTGAGGATGGAGAAAAATTAGCGAAG GACCACAACGTCGCATTTATGGAGACGAGCGCCAAAACTGGTATGAACGTCGAGTTAGCATTTATGGCTATTGCCAG agatttgaaaatgaaaaagacgCGATCGCCAAACGATCCGAAGTTCAGCGTAGCCGATTACATAGAACAAGAAAAGAAGACCGGAAGCTGCTGTAGTTAA
- the LOC141903179 gene encoding ras-related protein Rab-37-like isoform X1, giving the protein MSATKPDNINMDKVEAQECNETDLLPAPNGISRPPASPTEYYDFACKVMLIGDSGVGKTCLLVRFKDGAFLSGSFISTVGIDFRNKVVSVEGTKVKLQIWDTAGQERFRSVTHAYYRDAHALLLLYDVTNKSSFDNIRAWLSEINEYAQDDVVIMLLGNKSDMAAERVIRREDGEKLAKDHNVAFMETSAKTGMNVELAFMAIARDLKMKKTRSPNDPKFSVADYIEQEKKTGSCCS; this is encoded by the exons ATGTCCGCCACTAAACCGGATAATATTAATATGGACAAGGTGGAAGCACAGGAGTGCAATGAAACCGACCTACTACCCGCTCCTAACGGGATATCGCGACCTCCTGCAAGCCCGACCGAGTACTACGATTTTGCCTGCAAG GTGATGTTAATCGGTGATAGCGGAGTCGGTAAAACGTGCCTTCTCGTTCGATTCAAAGATGGTGCTTTTCTGTCAGGCAGCTTCATATCCACTGTTGGCATCGATTTTCGG aacAAAGTTGTGAGCGTTGAAGGAACCAAAGTCAAATTACAA ATTTGGGATACGGCTGGACAAGAAAGATTTCGTAGCGTTACGCACGCGTATTACCGCGACGCTCATG CCTTACTTCTACTTTACGATGTCACAAACAAGTCGAGTTTCGATAATATTCGA GCATGGTTGAGTGAAATAAACGAATACGCTCAGGACGATGTGGTGATTATGTTGTTAGGAAACAAGTCGGATATGGCTGCAGAACGAGTCATACGTCGTGAGGATGGAGAAAAATTAGCGAAG GACCACAACGTCGCATTTATGGAGACGAGCGCCAAAACTGGTATGAACGTCGAGTTAGCATTTATGGCTATTGCCAG agatttgaaaatgaaaaagacgCGATCGCCAAACGATCCGAAGTTCAGCGTAGCCGATTACATAGAACAAGAAAAGAAGACCGGAAGCTGCTGTAGTTAA